The Pseudalkalibacillus hwajinpoensis nucleotide sequence CCGCATGCGTTTGGATCGAAGGAGCACTTCACGACGTTTAAAGCAGAGACGGAGGAAGAGCTTGATCAGGTGCTCGCTAGTGCTAATGCAGAAGATGAGAAGCTTTGCTTTATCGAAGTTGTCATGCATCGTGACGATACGCCTGAGCTGCTATCAAAGTTAACGAAGAAGTTTGCGGCGCAGAATAATTGATGGAATGAAAAACGTAAGGAATGAATGATAGGGAGTTCGAATCATTGTTATTGATGATTCGGGCTCTTTTTTTCATATTTTAGTAGCTCATCTAACTGACATAGATTGACACTAGGTCACCCTTATTCCTCTTTCATATTTCCTATGCTTCGACAGAACCTCCCATGGTTTCTGGTTCCTAGTGCCTATATAATAGAGTGGTATTTATGACACTATTTGGGAAAAATGGGGGATGGTTGAATGAGGAAAGTGGTATTTTATCTAGTTGCTAGTCTTCTAGTATTAAGCGGATTAACGTTGCAGGGAAAAGGTTATGCAGCAAGTGATAGTCATAATGAGTGGAAGAATGAAATTAAGAAGCTGGAACAGGACAAAGGAACTACTTTTTCGAAAGAAGATTTAGAGAAAATTGAATCACAGGTAAAAGACAAGCTATCGAGTGATCCTAACAAGGTGAAAACACTAACGGATTATTGGGAGAATGAACCCAATGATACGTTGGATCGAGCGAATCTATTAAATCTCGATGATACGGTGTATGGCACGTTTGAATGGGATGATGTTGACGTCTATCAAATTGAAGTGAAAAATCCGATAGAATTGGTGGTTTCAGGCGCTTCACAGCGTGGGATTGACCTCGGTTTTCTTCTTGTCGATGGAAATGGGAACGGGTTGACTCCAGATGCTTATGAGATTTACGACGGCGTTCAAGTTCAACTATACGTGATTCCAGAAGGAACTTATTATATAGTAGCTCTTGATTTAAATGGCGGTGGTTCAGATAGCATGTATGCTTTATCTGCCATGAATATGGAGTATATTGATCGCATCTCAGGTGACGATCGCTATGAAACGGCGATCGAGATTGCTAGAGCAGGGTGGCCAAATGGAGCAGATAATGTGGTTCTTGCGACCGGTTCTACTTTTCCCGATGCACTAGCAGGGGCACCTCTAGCATTCCAAATGGATGCACCGATTCTTCTAACCCCAAAAGCCAAGCTTGATAAGCGCGTAAGGAATTTAATGAAAGAATTCGGCGTGAAGAAGGTTACGATTCTTGGTGGACCGAATGCTGTTTCGTCAGCAGTAGAAAATGAACTGAAAAAAGATATGAAGTTAACCGTTAATCGAATTCAAGGAGAGAATCGATACGAAACGGCAGCGGCGATTGCGGAGACGCTTCTACCGAATCGAACAGCAGTTGTAGTTGATGGTGGGAACTTCCCTGATGCTCTTTCCATGGCTCCATATGCAGCTATGTACGGTCATCCAATCTTTCTAACGGATTCAAATGAATTATCTAAAGCAACTAAGGATGCGATGGCGAATTATACAAAAACCTACGTGATTGGTGGACCGAATGCGATTAGTGAGAAAGTGAAAAAACAGCTACCGTCGCCAACAAGGATACAAGGAAATGATCGTTATGAAACATCAATAGCTGTTACGAAGAAGCTGAAGCTACCAACATACGGCGTATTTGTAGCGACAGGTGAAGGATTCGCTGATGCTTTGACTGGGTCTGTATTAGCAGCTAAGTTTGGTGCACCAACAATTCTAACAAAGAAAAATCAGCTTCCAGAGTCTACTTATAAATTCTTTAAAGAAGAGCAAACGACTGATTATATTATTTTAGGTGGAACAAGTGCTGTTGGACCTGGTGTAGAGGATGATATTCTTTCGTTGGATTGATGGTTGATGGTGCCTGTCACCGCCCGAACTGTGTAACTATTTGTCGAAGAGGATGTAGATTGATAAAAGAGATCGTGGGGCTTTGCTCCACGATTTCTTTCTATTCGTTTTTATGATATCTAGGAGGGTGGCTTTGGAATTCTGAATTCAATCACTTATTTCTCAGTTTGCTTTAGCATTCTTTATAACGAAAGTACTTTTATTATTAACTTGGAGAAAGCAGGTAGTGATTATGAAGAAATCGGGATTACTCATATTTTTGTTTTTCATTCTTGTTGCATGTTCCATTGAGGAGAAGACTGATTCCAATCCGGAAAACACCAAAACGGCCAATACAGAAGAGGAGAACTCGTCAACTAGTGAAACAACTGAATTATCTAATCAGAATTCGGAAGAAGTTGATAGCGAAGAAATATCTCCCCAGGAAATCCAGTCTATTATTGAATCGGGTTTTGATTTACCACACGGAGATGCGGAATCGGTGAAGAAAGTAGATTTTCATGGAGATGGTATACCAGAATTTGTAACAATTATGCAGGGTCCAGAGTATGATTTGCTCACTGTGTATGAGTATGATTTGGAAAATAAAAAATGGATAGCGGTTTATGAAGATGAATCTCACGAAAATTATGGAGGTGTTGAAAGTCTTAACATTCTAGAAACGGCTAATATGCTTGATGATCAAAAGAAAGAACAAGTGGTTATAGGATTTAACAGTGGTAGCGGTGCATTTCTTAGTTTCTATGTATTATGTGAAGTTGACTCAGGCATAGAGAAAGTACTTTCAAAGTTCGATGGAGATTATTCGCAAGGAAGTATTGCTGTTAAGGGTGGTGCCTTAATAGTGATGAGTGAAGCTGAGGAAGTGGAGCGATTTAGTAACTTGGATTTTCAGGTTTCCGATAATCATGCGGGAGGGGGATCTCGCCATGAAGAGAATATCCTTACAATTGACACAGCTTCTGCTCTCATTAATGAATTTTATGTTGCGGTCGTAAGTGGAAACTATGAGAATGCTTATGATTTGATAGGAGAACCATGGAGAAATCAAATGAGCTATGATTCTTTCTCAACAGGCTATATTGATACAGCGTCACTCAAGTTTTCAATTGATAATGCTTCGAACCAATCAAGAAATGAAATACTTGTTATAGGGACGGTAGAGGCGGTGAATAAAGGTACAGAAACCACGCAATTGTTTGAGGTGCAGTATGTTGTTAGCATGCAAGAGGGGGAATTGAAGATCAAAGAAGGGAGAGGCAAAGAAATCGCCAATAAATCAGATAAGAAAGTTACTACCCAAACACTTAACCCAGAAGACGATTGGACCTTTGGTGAATGGGAAGCTGCTACGTTTAATGAAAAAGTGGTCAAAATTGCAAGGACGTGGGAGGAGCATGTCTATCAGAACCCAGGTGCTGCAAAAGCTGATACGGTTTTAGTGTCGACAGCGCTCTATATTGAAGACAATTACACGACTCTTAAACAGTCAGTAGATTCTATTGAAGAACTGATTATTGGATCTTATCTAGCATCGGATGTATCTTCGTATGATCCGGAAGAAAAATGCTTGCTAGAGATGGAAGGGGCTTGCGGGTTTGAGTAAGTTCACGAACGCTCCACAAGAGGTTTGAATCCTGCGGTGCCTGTCACCGCCCGAAGTATGAAAAGTTATGTCGAAATATAGGATGAATCATGAACTTCTCCTTCCCAAAATACACTAACAGTATAGTCTGCTGCATAATTAGGAGGAGATTCAATGGCGATCCACACAGTAATAATGGGGGATAATCTTTGGCGAATTTCAATGACCTATGGTGTCCCAATCTCCACTTTGAAGACAGTGAACGGTCTCGTTTCTGATCGGCTTGTCCCTGGCTTGAATTTGTATATCCCCGATCAAGAGTTACCTGAGCGATATTATCAAATTAAAGAGGGAGATACGTTTTGGAACCTTTCTCAAAAATATAAAACATCCGTGCAAGCGATCGTTGCAGCTAATCCTACGATTAATCCGACAACGATTCCAATCGGTGCAAGAATTCGCATTCCTACTATGCAGAAATATCCTATGGAAACCCTCGTCTTCTTTGATGCAATAGAAGGCTCACCTTACTTAGAAACGTTGAATGAATTAGCAGATTCTATAACCTATTTAGCTATCTTCACTTACTCATTCACGGCTGAAGGCGAGCTTATTACAATCGATGATGATCTAATCTTAAAGCAAACGAAACAATTAAACATTAAGCCATTACTTGTCATCAGTAACTATGACGTGCAAATGTTTAGTGCGGAGTTAGCCGCTACGGTTCTTCAAAATAAAGAAAGACGAGCAACACTCGTTCGAAATCTCGTTGCGAAATTAAAAGAAAAAGGCTATGCAGGAATTAGTATTGATTTCGAATTTGTTCCACCTGAGAGAAGAAATGATTTTACCTCCTTTTTAATGGAGTTAAAGAAAGGGCTGGGTAATCTAACACTCCAACTCAATGCGCATGCCAAAAGCAGCGACATACCAACAAACCGTTTAGTCGGTTTTCTTGACTACAGGGCGGTTGGTGAGATTGTGGACATTGTTTCCATTATGACGATTGACTACGGATACGCGATTGGTCCAGCTGACCCGATCTCACCTGTGTGGTGGATCGAACAGGTATTAACTTACGCCACTGGGGAGATCGATGCACGCAAAGTCATGATGGCGATGAGTTTGTATGGATATGACTGGACGGTGCCGATTCAGTCTAAACCAGCTCAAATGATTTCTGCGCAAATAGCCCAGAATCGAGCAGTCAATGCGTGGATTCCCATTCAATACAACCAAACCGCACAGGCGCCAAACTACCGCTACACCTTTGCAAATACGTCGCACGCAGTTTGGTATGAAGACATCCAAAGCGTCACAGCGAAATTCAAACAAATGCAAGTTTATGGTTTGCTTGGTACGACTTACTGGAGGCTTCGCTTTTCGTTTCCGCAGAACTGGGCGTATGTGAAGAAGAATATGCTTGTGCGTAAATAAGAGAGCTATTCAAAATTGTATCATTCGTTCTTTGAAGAGCTGATCATATGGTTGAAAGAATGTAAGTACTTGAAAACGATATACGAACTTTTGAACCACAGAAATCTGCGAACTTTCTGCGGTTCTTTTTTGTGTTGATATCTTTAACTAGATAAGATTTGAATTTAATTCTGGTCGTAAACTGCTAAAGATGGTATATTTTTGAACCGATAACGAAAAGTAAGTCGTCTATCATACAGGTGAATCCAGGGGGGAGCTAGTTGGGGGAGAAAAAAACAGACAATGAGTTTGAGAGAAATGAAATCGTTAGGGAGTTTATTGATGACTTTGCCGAGCAGATTAAGCGGCTGGCTTATACATACGTGAAAAATTGGGCGGTAGCGGATGATATTACGCAAGAAGTATTTATTTCTTGTTTTAAAAACATAGAACATTTCAGGGGAGAAAGTAGCTATAAAACCTGGTTGTTTAAAATCACGGTCAATCGATGTAAAGATTATTTGAAGAGTAAGTGGTTCAGGTCGATGGTTCCTTTTCGCGGGGATGAAAAGGTGGAGGTGGCGGCTGGTCTTGACGAGATACTCGTTCAAAAAAGCGAAGGGGAAGAGATTTCTCAGAAGGTTCTTTCGCTTTCGGTGAAATATCGAGAAGTGATTATATTGTTCTATTATGAGGATTTAGGTCTTCAGGAAATAGAAGAATTAACAGGTATTAAAACAGAGACGGTTAAAACAAGATTAAGGCGTGCTAAATTGCAACTTCGTGAGCTTTATAAGGAGGTTGAGTAGATGGAGGATAAGCTGAAAAATCTTCGGGATAAAATGAATAGAACGGTGT carries:
- a CDS encoding sigma-70 family RNA polymerase sigma factor; amino-acid sequence: MGEKKTDNEFERNEIVREFIDDFAEQIKRLAYTYVKNWAVADDITQEVFISCFKNIEHFRGESSYKTWLFKITVNRCKDYLKSKWFRSMVPFRGDEKVEVAAGLDEILVQKSEGEEISQKVLSLSVKYREVIILFYYEDLGLQEIEELTGIKTETVKTRLRRAKLQLRELYKEVE
- a CDS encoding LysM peptidoglycan-binding domain-containing protein, encoding MAIHTVIMGDNLWRISMTYGVPISTLKTVNGLVSDRLVPGLNLYIPDQELPERYYQIKEGDTFWNLSQKYKTSVQAIVAANPTINPTTIPIGARIRIPTMQKYPMETLVFFDAIEGSPYLETLNELADSITYLAIFTYSFTAEGELITIDDDLILKQTKQLNIKPLLVISNYDVQMFSAELAATVLQNKERRATLVRNLVAKLKEKGYAGISIDFEFVPPERRNDFTSFLMELKKGLGNLTLQLNAHAKSSDIPTNRLVGFLDYRAVGEIVDIVSIMTIDYGYAIGPADPISPVWWIEQVLTYATGEIDARKVMMAMSLYGYDWTVPIQSKPAQMISAQIAQNRAVNAWIPIQYNQTAQAPNYRYTFANTSHAVWYEDIQSVTAKFKQMQVYGLLGTTYWRLRFSFPQNWAYVKKNMLVRK
- a CDS encoding cell wall-binding repeat-containing protein, whose product is MRKVVFYLVASLLVLSGLTLQGKGYAASDSHNEWKNEIKKLEQDKGTTFSKEDLEKIESQVKDKLSSDPNKVKTLTDYWENEPNDTLDRANLLNLDDTVYGTFEWDDVDVYQIEVKNPIELVVSGASQRGIDLGFLLVDGNGNGLTPDAYEIYDGVQVQLYVIPEGTYYIVALDLNGGGSDSMYALSAMNMEYIDRISGDDRYETAIEIARAGWPNGADNVVLATGSTFPDALAGAPLAFQMDAPILLTPKAKLDKRVRNLMKEFGVKKVTILGGPNAVSSAVENELKKDMKLTVNRIQGENRYETAAAIAETLLPNRTAVVVDGGNFPDALSMAPYAAMYGHPIFLTDSNELSKATKDAMANYTKTYVIGGPNAISEKVKKQLPSPTRIQGNDRYETSIAVTKKLKLPTYGVFVATGEGFADALTGSVLAAKFGAPTILTKKNQLPESTYKFFKEEQTTDYIILGGTSAVGPGVEDDILSLD